Proteins from one Candidatus Coatesbacteria bacterium genomic window:
- a CDS encoding FtsX-like permease family protein, giving the protein MNAQRGPRRNIFTLFLDMLREAGRIALSAIKANKLRSFLTVLGIIIGVTVIITLISIIDGMENAIAEQIGSLGSNFIMVTERPPVQFGRPDPALRNRPDLEYEDAEAIMENCPAVRFASPTNFTGANISYGGNQTGTMRVVGGNEYLSRIYSLPVEYGRDFTRADIQGHRRVVVLGYDIVDALLPSQDPLLKEVRIAGNRFTVIGVLERRGDFLGQSQDNFVAIPFTTLDSVLDPMRSQGSEVDIVAVSTSPATVYRASNQIETLMRNRRGVKPNEDNNFEVTTQGGMLDIFEEISTVIYAIMIGVSSVSLLVGGIGIMNIMLVAVTERTREIGIRKALGARKRDVLAQFVIESIILTLFGGAVGVGLGLLLAWGFAALLELPNAVSVWSVGLGLGFSTAVGLAFGIFPAWKAAQLDPIEALHYE; this is encoded by the coding sequence GGCGATCAAAGCCAACAAGCTGCGCAGCTTCCTGACGGTGCTGGGGATCATCATCGGCGTGACCGTGATCATCACCCTGATCAGCATCATCGACGGGATGGAGAACGCCATCGCCGAGCAGATCGGCTCCCTGGGCTCCAACTTCATCATGGTCACCGAGCGGCCGCCGGTCCAGTTCGGCCGCCCCGATCCCGCCCTGCGCAACCGGCCCGATCTGGAGTACGAGGACGCCGAGGCGATCATGGAGAACTGCCCGGCGGTGCGCTTCGCCTCGCCGACCAATTTCACCGGCGCCAACATCTCCTACGGCGGCAACCAGACCGGCACCATGCGCGTCGTCGGCGGCAACGAATACCTGAGCCGGATCTACAGCCTGCCCGTCGAGTACGGCCGCGACTTCACCCGGGCCGACATCCAGGGCCACCGGCGCGTCGTCGTTCTCGGGTATGACATCGTCGACGCCCTGCTCCCCAGCCAGGACCCCCTGCTCAAGGAGGTCCGCATCGCCGGCAACCGCTTCACCGTCATCGGCGTACTCGAGCGGCGGGGCGATTTCCTCGGCCAGAGCCAGGATAACTTCGTCGCCATTCCCTTCACCACCCTGGACAGCGTCCTCGATCCAATGCGCTCCCAGGGCTCCGAGGTCGACATCGTCGCCGTCTCCACCAGCCCGGCGACGGTCTACCGCGCCAGCAACCAGATCGAAACCCTGATGCGGAACCGCCGTGGGGTCAAGCCCAACGAAGACAACAATTTCGAAGTTACCACCCAGGGCGGGATGCTCGACATCTTCGAAGAGATCTCCACGGTCATCTACGCCATCATGATCGGCGTTTCCTCGGTCTCCCTGCTGGTCGGCGGCATCGGGATCATGAACATCATGCTCGTCGCCGTCACCGAGCGCACCCGGGAGATCGGTATCCGCAAGGCCCTCGGCGCCCGCAAGCGCGACGTGCTGGCCCAGTTCGTCATCGAAAGCATCATCCTGACCCTGTTCGGCGGGGCCGTCGGCGTCGGTCTGGGGCTGCTGTTGGCCTGGGGCTTCGCCGCCCTCCTCGAACTGCCCAACGCCGTCAGCGTCTGGTCCGTCGGCCTGGGCCTGGGTTTCTCGACGGCCGTCGGCCTGGCCTTCGGCATCTTCCCCGCCTGGAAAGCCGCCCAACTCGATCCCATCGAGGCCCTGCACTACGAATAG
- a CDS encoding tetratricopeptide repeat protein, whose translation MLNVIPGFIQQRRSAGENHGKLTGGVVFADLSGFTAITERLMSRGAQGAEVLSEVINQLFRPLIRRVYDRGGFVVNFAGDAFTALLRRPGDALLLALEIGERFRGRGGSFRTALGDFELSCRVGAAHGAVEWGVVDVGERSVYYFRGEPLRAAAGAIEDTPRGAVVFDDSLLRAGGGNRWVLRSGIEKRESLRRLRPTFVRRFVPDEVLESRLGGEFRDVAPVFVGFRGFEERDELHRFIAATVEESARYGGYLNGLFFGDKGPNLFVIFGAPVSYERNTERAAEFVLALRGRYGDAVRAGLTHGRVYAGISGSRRRCNYTALGSTVNLAARLFSTAAWGEIWTTPTVKGILGGDYGFRDVGRRSFKGVGGELAVAALEGHAGGGGEFFQGEFRGRDVEAAALRTFLAPLGAGRCAGVHYVYGEAGIGKSRLVHEVAASADGELQTLVLQADGILRRSFSPFVYALERYFAQSAESGTAENRQRFTERFAALCDELAALDDPRAAAVVEELRRLESLPAALLGLPMEGSLYERLDARGRLENTVYALKAFFKGLALLRPTLLILEDLQWLDDDSRAALPQLLRNVADYPLGLFVTSRFTDEGGKPRLEFDEELTVAELVVDSLERTAAVELSEVFLGQPATPELVGFILERTQANPFFLEQFCRYLVENELLETVCGGCRLTGRPEGVPAGIRAVLIARLDRLSRKLRELVQTAAVLGREFEVSVLSAMLEGRRVEPLLDDGRSEALWNAVSELLYIFKHALLRDAAYEMQLVKRRRRLHALAAEALRELHGDSPTHYAELAYHYERAADRDNAREYLGRAVDHARGEYHNREALELLGRLIPLLDDPEERRRRRRERASIWQLIGEWDTAESFHRAELERAEQANEPELLLEALVDMGSFLVMRGDTDEGAELLERCLTLVEKTASAPLHAKLLFHLGSVNYHRGEYDQALEYYRASLARAEQVEDQQLLADTCNNIGNVYAAMGDFKTSAEYYNKDLETQRRLGSWRGLVRPIYNLGGLGYYTGEYQLALRQYEQAYEIASRIGDKRSMAIILGGIGSVYAELEEREKAGRYHRLKLSMSEELGDKVGLMFSYANLGIIERELGNNELALDYHRRQQELAVSLGNKMVEAYSYSYIGMVQDELGEFEACETNYLRAVESQRELKSSFGTAEALQVLSGFYQRTGRPEQALTSIVETIELLGPLGKPRNLCDCLITKGLILSDLARFNEARNALIRAVEIIAETDLPDLHSSSLLRLAELEFEQNNIDEARRLHQRAAAILDELDDPGVQTYEERLLRARLTALEDKEKAAALCRDILENCDDEEPAAEAAFRLQEFTTAAADRAEARRRYQELHRRRPLALFSRRLESLDNA comes from the coding sequence ATGCTCAATGTAATTCCGGGATTCATCCAGCAGCGTCGTTCGGCGGGTGAGAACCACGGTAAGCTGACGGGCGGCGTGGTCTTCGCCGATCTCTCGGGTTTCACCGCGATCACCGAGCGGCTGATGTCTCGAGGCGCCCAGGGCGCCGAGGTGCTTTCGGAGGTGATCAACCAGCTCTTCCGGCCGCTGATTCGGCGGGTCTATGATCGCGGCGGCTTCGTGGTGAATTTTGCCGGCGACGCTTTCACCGCGCTGTTGAGGCGACCCGGGGACGCCTTACTGCTGGCCCTGGAGATCGGCGAGCGTTTCCGCGGCCGGGGCGGGTCGTTCAGGACGGCGCTGGGCGATTTCGAGCTGTCTTGTCGGGTAGGCGCGGCCCACGGCGCAGTGGAGTGGGGTGTCGTCGACGTCGGGGAGCGTTCGGTCTACTATTTCCGCGGTGAGCCGCTGCGGGCGGCGGCGGGGGCCATCGAGGACACTCCGCGGGGTGCCGTGGTCTTCGACGACAGTTTGTTGCGGGCCGGCGGGGGTAACCGCTGGGTATTGCGTTCCGGGATCGAGAAGCGCGAATCCCTGAGGCGTCTGCGGCCGACCTTCGTGCGGCGTTTCGTTCCCGACGAGGTGTTGGAAAGCCGTTTGGGCGGCGAGTTCAGGGACGTGGCCCCCGTGTTCGTGGGCTTTCGCGGGTTCGAGGAGCGCGATGAGCTGCACCGCTTCATCGCGGCGACGGTGGAGGAGAGCGCGCGCTACGGCGGTTACCTCAACGGCTTGTTTTTCGGCGACAAGGGTCCCAACCTGTTCGTCATCTTCGGCGCGCCGGTCTCCTACGAGCGTAACACCGAGCGGGCGGCGGAATTCGTCTTGGCCCTGCGTGGGCGCTACGGCGACGCCGTGCGCGCCGGGCTGACCCACGGTCGCGTCTATGCCGGGATCAGCGGCAGTCGGCGCCGTTGCAACTATACCGCCCTGGGCTCGACGGTCAACCTGGCGGCCCGGCTGTTCAGTACAGCCGCCTGGGGGGAGATCTGGACCACGCCGACGGTCAAGGGCATCCTGGGTGGAGATTACGGCTTCCGCGACGTCGGCCGGCGCAGTTTCAAGGGCGTTGGCGGCGAGCTGGCCGTCGCCGCCCTCGAGGGTCACGCCGGGGGCGGTGGCGAGTTCTTCCAGGGCGAGTTCCGCGGACGCGACGTCGAGGCGGCGGCGCTGCGGACTTTTCTGGCGCCCCTCGGCGCGGGGCGCTGCGCCGGGGTTCACTACGTCTACGGCGAGGCGGGTATCGGCAAGTCCCGCCTGGTCCACGAGGTCGCCGCTTCAGCGGACGGCGAATTGCAAACCCTGGTTCTGCAGGCCGACGGCATCCTGCGGCGCAGCTTCAGCCCCTTCGTCTACGCCCTGGAACGCTACTTCGCTCAATCGGCCGAGAGCGGCACGGCCGAGAACCGTCAACGCTTCACCGAGCGCTTCGCCGCGCTTTGCGACGAGCTGGCCGCCCTGGACGATCCCCGGGCCGCTGCTGTCGTCGAGGAGCTCAGGCGTCTGGAGAGTCTGCCGGCGGCCCTGCTGGGCTTGCCGATGGAAGGGTCGCTCTACGAGCGTCTCGACGCCCGGGGACGCCTGGAGAACACCGTCTACGCCCTCAAGGCCTTCTTCAAAGGCCTGGCTCTGCTCCGGCCCACCCTGCTGATCCTGGAGGACCTGCAGTGGCTGGACGACGACTCCCGCGCCGCCCTGCCCCAGTTGCTGCGCAACGTCGCTGACTACCCGCTGGGCCTGTTCGTCACCAGCCGCTTCACCGACGAGGGCGGCAAGCCCCGCCTGGAGTTCGACGAGGAGCTGACCGTCGCCGAGCTGGTCGTCGACAGCCTGGAGCGCACAGCCGCCGTCGAGCTGAGCGAGGTCTTCCTCGGTCAGCCGGCGACGCCGGAGCTGGTCGGGTTCATTCTGGAGCGCACCCAGGCCAACCCCTTCTTCCTGGAGCAGTTCTGCCGCTACCTGGTTGAGAACGAGTTGCTCGAGACGGTCTGCGGGGGCTGCCGGCTGACCGGACGTCCCGAGGGCGTACCCGCCGGGATCCGCGCCGTACTTATCGCCCGGCTGGACCGCCTGTCGCGCAAGCTGCGCGAGCTGGTCCAGACCGCCGCCGTTCTGGGCCGGGAGTTCGAGGTCTCCGTCCTCTCGGCCATGCTCGAGGGGCGGCGGGTCGAGCCCCTGCTCGACGACGGTCGTAGCGAGGCCCTCTGGAACGCCGTCAGCGAGCTGCTCTACATCTTCAAGCACGCCCTGTTGCGCGACGCCGCCTACGAGATGCAACTGGTCAAGCGCCGCCGCCGGCTCCACGCCCTGGCCGCCGAGGCTCTGCGCGAGCTGCACGGCGACTCGCCCACCCACTACGCCGAGCTGGCCTACCACTACGAGCGGGCCGCCGATCGCGACAACGCCCGCGAGTACCTGGGCCGGGCCGTCGATCACGCCCGCGGCGAGTACCACAACCGGGAGGCCCTCGAGCTGCTCGGGCGTCTGATCCCCCTGCTCGACGATCCGGAGGAACGCCGCCGCCGTCGCCGGGAACGCGCCTCCATCTGGCAGTTGATCGGTGAATGGGACACCGCGGAAAGCTTCCACCGGGCGGAATTAGAGCGAGCCGAGCAAGCCAACGAGCCCGAACTACTTCTCGAAGCCCTGGTGGACATGGGCAGCTTTCTGGTCATGCGCGGCGATACAGACGAGGGAGCCGAACTGCTCGAACGTTGCCTGACCCTGGTCGAGAAAACGGCATCAGCCCCGCTACACGCCAAACTGCTGTTTCACCTTGGGTCCGTCAACTACCACCGGGGCGAGTACGATCAGGCCCTGGAATACTATCGAGCCTCCCTCGCCCGAGCCGAACAGGTCGAGGATCAGCAGTTGCTGGCCGACACCTGTAACAACATCGGCAACGTATACGCGGCGATGGGCGACTTCAAAACCTCGGCCGAATACTACAACAAGGACCTCGAGACGCAACGCCGGTTGGGGTCTTGGCGCGGGTTGGTCAGACCGATCTACAATCTGGGCGGTCTGGGCTACTACACCGGTGAATACCAACTCGCCCTGCGACAGTACGAGCAAGCCTACGAAATCGCCTCGCGCATCGGCGACAAACGCAGCATGGCCATCATCCTTGGTGGTATCGGTTCGGTCTACGCCGAGTTGGAGGAGCGTGAAAAAGCCGGGCGTTATCATCGACTCAAGCTGTCGATGAGCGAGGAACTGGGCGACAAGGTCGGCCTGATGTTCAGTTACGCCAACCTGGGCATCATCGAACGGGAACTGGGTAATAATGAACTGGCGCTTGATTATCATCGCCGTCAGCAGGAGCTGGCAGTCTCCCTCGGTAATAAGATGGTCGAAGCTTACAGCTACAGTTACATAGGCATGGTGCAAGATGAGCTGGGAGAGTTCGAGGCCTGCGAGACCAATTACCTGCGCGCCGTTGAGAGTCAGCGGGAGTTGAAGAGTAGCTTTGGCACGGCTGAAGCGCTACAGGTTCTGAGCGGATTTTACCAGCGAACCGGTCGTCCCGAACAAGCCCTGACGTCTATCGTCGAAACCATCGAGCTGCTCGGACCCCTCGGCAAACCGCGCAACCTCTGTGATTGCCTGATCACCAAGGGTCTGATCCTCAGCGATCTCGCGCGCTTCAATGAGGCCCGCAACGCGCTGATACGCGCCGTTGAGATCATCGCTGAAACCGATCTGCCGGACCTCCACTCCAGTAGTCTGCTGCGGCTGGCCGAATTGGAATTCGAGCAGAATAATATCGACGAGGCCCGGCGGCTGCACCAACGGGCCGCCGCGATCCTCGATGAACTGGACGATCCCGGCGTTCAGACCTACGAAGAACGCCTGCTGCGCGCCCGGTTGACGGCCCTCGAGGACAAAGAAAAGGCCGCGGCGCTCTGCCGCGACATCCTCGAGAACTGCGACGACGAGGAACCGGCCGCCGAGGCCGCCTTCCGGCTGCAGGAGTTCACCACCGCCGCCGCCGACCGTGCCGAGGCCCGCCGCCGCTATCAAGAACTCCACCG